AAGGGGAGATCAAGCTTTCCCGTTTTGGCGGAGGCGAGATCTACGCCCGGATCCTTGATAACATCCGCGGCCATTCGGCGGTCATAATCCAGACCTGCACCGAAAAGGTCAACGAAGACCTGATGGAGCTCTTTATTGTCATCGACGCGATGAAGAGGGCTTCCGCCAAATCGATCACTGCGGTGATCCCGCATTTTGGGTACGCCCGGCAGGACCGCAAAGCGGCTTCCCGCGAGCCGATCTCCGCCAGGCTGATCGCCAATTTGCTCGAGACCGCCGGCGCCGACCGGATCGTTACCCTCGACCTTCATTCCGACCAGATCCAGGGCTTTTTCAATATCCCGGTCGACACGCTGACCGCTCTCCCGCTTTTTACCAGCTACCTGAAGGATAAGAACCTGAAAGAGCCGGTAGTTGTCGCCCCGGACACCGGCCGGGCCAAGGTCGCCAAGAAGCTGGCCGACCGGATCGGCGCGAGCCTGGCGATCCTGCATAAAGTGCGCACCGGCCACCATCAGTCCGAAGTCACCCACATTGTCGGCGAGGTTAAAGACAAGACGGTCATTATTACTGACGATATGATCGACACCGCCGGGACCGTGACCAGCGGGGTCGAGGTTTTGCGCAAAGAAGGCTGCAATAGGGATATTTATATTGCCGCGACCCATGGGATCTTTTCCGGCCCCGCGGTCGAGCGGATGAACAAGGCCGGCTTTGCCGAAGTTATTGTCAGCGATACTTTGCCGGTCAATAAAGAGATCAAGAATCTCAAGGTGCTGTCGACCGCCGAACTTCTTGCCGAAGCGATCAGGCGGAATTACGAGAACAAATCGATCAGTTCGCTTTTTGATTAATCATGAAACAAATTAACATCGGGATAATCGGCCTGGGAGTAGTCGGTTCCGCCGTCGCGGAAGCGATCAAGCTTAACTCCGCTTCTATTGCCGCCCGGTCCGGCCTCCAGCTCAAAATTAAAAAGGGTTGCGATCTCCGCAAGGTTAAAGCGGCCTGTCCGGTGACCAACGACGCTTACGAGCTGATCAACGATCCCGAGGTTAAGGTTATTGTCGAGACGATGGGAGGGGTCAACCCGGCGAAAAAGTTTGTCCTCGATTCGTTGGCTGCCGGCAAGCATGTTGTTACCTCCAATAAAGAACTGGTTGCTCTTCATATGCCCGAGCTGCTATCAGCGGCCAGGCGGCGCAATGTTTCGATCCTTTACGAAGCTTCAGTCGGCGGCGGGATCCCTATCCTGGCCGCTTTGCGCAAAGAACTGGCGGGGAACAACCTGACCGGAGTCTTTGGTATCGTCAACGGGACGACCAACTACATTTTGTCGACCATGGCTGAAGAGGGGAAAGAGTTCTCCGAAGCGCTTAAAGAGGCTCAGGAGAAAGGGTACGCGGAAGCCAATCCCAAAAAAGATGTTGAAGGCTATGATGCCGCTTATAAGGCGGTTATTTTAGCGGCCGAGGCTTTTGGAGCAAGGGTTAAAATGGACTCGGTCTACCGGGAAGGGATAGAAAAAATTGCCGGAGAAGATATTTTATACGCGCGGGAGATCGGCTTTGCCATCAAGCTGCTGGCGATCGCCCAAAACAGCGCCAGCGGGGTAGATGTCCGGGTCCATCCGGCGCTGGTTCCGTTATCTCATCCTTTGGCCGGGGTCAGAAAGAATTTTAACGCGATCTATGTCCAGGGTTTTCCGGTCGGGGAGCTGATGTTTTATGGCCCGGGAGCGGGAGGGGCGCCAACCGCTTCAGCGATCGTTTCCGATATTATTGAGTTGGGCCAGGCAAGCCCGGTTTTTCGCGGGGAGTTCAAGGAGCGGCCGGTCAAACCGATCGCTGATATCTCGTCCCGATACTACTTGCGCCTCCAGGTTTCCGATAAAGTCGGGGTTTTGGCCACAATTGCCAGGGTTTTTACCGAAAAAAACGTCAGCATCGCCGCCGTTATCCAAAAGGAGAACGTCGGTAACCTGGCCACTTTGGTCATCATGCTCGACGAGTCGGTCGAAAAAAACATCCAGGCGGCGATCTCTGCCATCAAGAAGCTTTCGGTCGTCAG
The window above is part of the Candidatus Margulisiibacteriota bacterium genome. Proteins encoded here:
- a CDS encoding ribose-phosphate pyrophosphokinase, which produces MQNSNLCVFSGSSHPSLGGEIVRYLGIKKGEIKLSRFGGGEIYARILDNIRGHSAVIIQTCTEKVNEDLMELFIVIDAMKRASAKSITAVIPHFGYARQDRKAASREPISARLIANLLETAGADRIVTLDLHSDQIQGFFNIPVDTLTALPLFTSYLKDKNLKEPVVVAPDTGRAKVAKKLADRIGASLAILHKVRTGHHQSEVTHIVGEVKDKTVIITDDMIDTAGTVTSGVEVLRKEGCNRDIYIAATHGIFSGPAVERMNKAGFAEVIVSDTLPVNKEIKNLKVLSTAELLAEAIRRNYENKSISSLFD
- a CDS encoding homoserine dehydrogenase, yielding MKQINIGIIGLGVVGSAVAEAIKLNSASIAARSGLQLKIKKGCDLRKVKAACPVTNDAYELINDPEVKVIVETMGGVNPAKKFVLDSLAAGKHVVTSNKELVALHMPELLSAARRRNVSILYEASVGGGIPILAALRKELAGNNLTGVFGIVNGTTNYILSTMAEEGKEFSEALKEAQEKGYAEANPKKDVEGYDAAYKAVILAAEAFGARVKMDSVYREGIEKIAGEDILYAREIGFAIKLLAIAQNSASGVDVRVHPALVPLSHPLAGVRKNFNAIYVQGFPVGELMFYGPGAGGAPTASAIVSDIIELGQASPVFRGEFKERPVKPIADISSRYYLRLQVSDKVGVLATIARVFTEKNVSIAAVIQKENVGNLATLVIMLDESVEKNIQAAISAIKKLSVVSRVNNLIRIL